The Anastrepha obliqua isolate idAnaObli1 chromosome 5, idAnaObli1_1.0, whole genome shotgun sequence DNA window ggacttcaccttgtatatcgaTTGAATATAAGTTCAAGTTATCACTCAATGAATTTTTCTTGTATTTCTAGATttactaaatgaataaataaataaaaaaatgtggggcCGCCTCTGTCATGTCATATCATGCCCTTTAGCATCTTTGTTTTATAGCCAGTAaagaattttgttcaaaaaattcaactcaataaataaaaaataatgacatggcgttaatttaatttaagtttataaaattttaatataaataaattaaaggctataaaatttaaaaacaattaaaagttataatattttaaataaattaaaagttataaaattttatataaattaaaagttttcaaattaaaaaaaaaattaaaagttataaaattttaaataaattaaaagttataaaattttaagtcattcgaaagttataaaattttaaataaattaaaagttataaaattttaagtcattcgaaagttataaaattttaaataaattaaaagttataaaattttaaataaaataaagttataaaatgtttaaataaattaaaagttataaaattttaaataaattaaaagttataaaaccttaaataaaataaaatttttgctgtttttgtaaaatatatttcttaattacGTATAATTAAACgaataaaccaaatataaattatataaaatagctCAGCcacaaaagttttttgttttctaaatcgTTGCATCTTTTTGACACACTTCCGCACCTTAACATCGATTTTTCATCTTTTCTTTTAGCCAAATTTTCACTAAACTCGAAAATGTAGCTGCCATTCATATTCAGTTCAGTCCAGTCCATCGTGTATTTTAGCCAGCAGAAAAACTTTGCGTGCACATCGTACGAAAGTAAGTGATTTTTGCAcctaaattttacatatttcccatgagttttgtaattaaaaaatatcaaaaacatcaaatttaatACTTGCGCtacaattttgttattaatttatatgaaataaagtattttatgctggtgaaatgtgaaattatgattttgtaatttccaacaactaaaattgatgaaaaattgcAAGTGCCAAATGgtgaaaaatcgaattttcctCTGCTTCTTGCTAAATTTAAGAGCGCACAAAGAGTGAGCAGCCAGCATTGCAGAGAGAGCATGAGAACGCATTGGCGCACACTGCACATACTCGCACTTTCGCTGTGAACGCTGTTGTTTGTGTACATGTGAGAGGCCAGGAGATAGTGAAAATGCTTTGGCCTAATAATAATGgcacaattataaaaaaatgggaaTGTAGAGCTAAACAAGCACTTTTCATATGTACGCTTGTTTGAATTAATGATTTTTAAACATTAATTAATaccaaaaatgctttttattAGAATATTGTGCCTtatttgctacaacaacaacaacaacaacacgaaaaTAATGTACTTGAATATGGcgaaaaatcgatatttcaATATTACCCAACCAgcgtatacatatgcacatacatacatatgaatttaGTGTAAAGTGAAAAggttttgtattaaaatgtgtttaattattattttgcagaaaatataaaaaatgtcaacCCTAAAGTGCTATCAAGATGAGGAGCGCGAGTCGCAATACGGCCGCGTTTACGCCGTTTCCGGTCCCGGTGAGTAGTGGCCAATAGAAATAGAAGTATTAGCGTAGGAAATgctaatcaaaattaaaaattgattaaaattatttctctaTACGTCGTTAGTTGCtagaccttaaaaaaaaatcaatatttaatttgattaaattcaggagaaataatttgattaaattcaGGAGAAATGGATACATGTGATTTAATACTTTCTTACTTCCTTTAGTTGTTACTGCGGAACGCATGTCCGGATCGGCTATGTACGAGTTGGTGCGTGTGGGTTACTATGAATTGGTTGGCGAAATTATTCGCTTAGAGGGCGATATGGCCACCATTCAAGTGTATGAAGAAACTTCCGGCGTAACTGTGGGCGATCCAGTTTTGCGCACCGGCAAACCCTTGTCTGTAGAATTGGGTCCTGGCATTTTGGGCAGCATTTTCGATGGTATCCAACGTCCACTCAAGGATATTGGCGAAAGCAGTGGCTCCATCTACATACCGAAGGGTGTGAATATTCCTGCGCTATCGCGCACCCAAGCTTGGGAATTCAATCCAACAAACGTGCGTGTCGGTTCGCATATAACCGGTGGTGATCTGTACGGTCTTGTTCACGAGAATACACTGGTAAAACATCGTTTAATCGTTGGCCCACGCTGCAAGGGAACAGTGCGTTATATGGCGCCAGCTGGCAATTACACTGTGGAGGATGTGATTTTGGAAACGGAATTCGATGGTGAAATCACCAAACACACAATGTTACAGGTGTGGCCTGTGCGTCAACCACGTCCGTGCACTGAGAAGCTGCCCGCAAATCATCCATTGTTCACTGGCCAACGTGTATTAGATTCACTATTCCCTTGCGTACAAGGTGGCACCACAGCTATACCAGGTGCTTTTGGTTGTGGCAAAACTGTAATCTCACAGGTACGATTTCATCGcgcttaaaaaatgtaaaaactacTCATCCCTTTACTTATAGGCACTTTCTAAATACTCCAATTCCGATGTCATTATTTACGTTGGTTGCGGTGAACGTGGCAACGAGATGTCTGAAGTGCTGCGTGATTTCCCCGAACTGACTTGTGAGATTGATGGTGTTATTGAGTCCATCATGAAGCGTACCGCTCTGGTCGCCAACACTTCCAACATGCCTGTGGCGGCGCGTGAAGCCTCCATTTATACGGGCATTACACTCTCCGAATATTTCCGTGATATGGGCTACAATGTTGCCATGATGGCTGATTCCACCTCGCGTTGGGCTGAAGCGCTTCGTGAAATTTCCGGCCGTTTGGCTGAAATGCCCGCCGATTCTGGTTATCCAGCCTACTTGGGTGCACGTCTAGCTTCCTTTTACGAGCGTGCAGGACGCGTCAAATGCTTAGGTAATCCCGAACGCGAAGGTTCGGTATCCATTGTCGGTGCTGTATCACCACCTGGTGGCGATTTCTCCGATCCCGTCACTTCTGCCACTTTGGGCATTGTACAAGTGTTCTGGGGCTTGGACAAGAAACTAGCACAACGCAAACACTTTCCTTCAATTAATTGGTTAATTTCATATTCGAAGTATATGCGCGCCCTAGATGAATACTACGATAAGAATTTCCCCGAATTTGTACCACTTCGCACAAAAGTTAAAGAAATTCTGCAAGAGGAAGAGGACTTGTCGGAAATTGTGCAGTTGGTTGGCAAAGCATCATTAGCGGAAACGGATAAAATTACATTGGAAGTAGCCAAACTTGTCAAAGATGACTTTCTACAGCAAAACTCCTACTCGCCATATGATCGTGTGTGCCCATTTTACAAAACAGTGGGTATGCTAAGAAATATGTTGGCCTTCTACGAACTCGCTCGCCATGCGGTGGAGTCCACTGCCCAATCAGATAACAAGATCACATGGAATGTTATACGTGATGCGATGGGCAATATTCTATACCAGCTTTCGTCGATGAAATTCAAGGTAAAAAATGGTGATTTAGAATCATAAAAATCAAGCCTAACAATATTAAATGTATTATTTAACCATCTTGCAtctatgcatatttttatatacattttcaataatttttgcagGATCCAGTTAAAGATGGCGAGGCGAAAATCAAAGCAGATTATGAACAACTTCACGAAGATTTACAGCAAGCTTTTAGGAATCTCGAAGACTAAGGCTAGAGCAGCGGATGGCAAGTTTAAATACACAATTACCTACATCCAATGCcaagtaatattatataaaagtaatgaatttcTGTTTAAGCAAACCatcgaattatttaatttatccaTTTATCATATAACTGATATATTTCAAGCTAGTCATTTCAGCTAGTCATTTACGTATTATCGTAATATTTATGAGAGTAAACTTAGGATcagtttaaaacaaaatatacaaaaaatagtatTCACCATTAATTTACCTCTTAATGTCCTATaagcaaatgttaatataactTAAACAGCATAACGGAACGCATGGTGAGAGCGGAGCATAATCACCTATGAAAGACGAACAATAACTAGTGGGTAATGAATATCAAATGTATAAGCAAACGAACCAAAGAAACTTCAACTAtagatatacttgtatgtatgcatatgaaaaatatatatttgcgtaaagaaaagttaaataaataaaccaaataaatgCAGACTAATTGTTATATTTCCAAAATACAATTTACATAATGTTTCTACATTCATTATTTTCATCTTGTTAatcaatcaaaataatttcgaaaaaaaaaaattattgtatcgtttgttatatgtaaatatttagacCTACTGGACGCATAAATcgtcatttaatattttaaagtgCAAACAATATAATATCCTTTGCAGTTCactattttaagttatttatttattgtaaaataaatcaagttacatagagattattaaaaaatatctatatgtattattcatgttattaaataaaaaaaaatatctagtcATTTTTGGAGCAATTAATTTAAGTAAAGAGAGCGGATGAGAGATGAGCACATTTAGTTGGACCGCAAGTTGATTGTCACTCTAGCGGCATTCATCAACAAATTATGGGAGAATAGTTGTTGTTTGTGCTACATAGACAAtaacaatttatatattaaatgggTATTCGTTCatcgttttattatattttggcgttttgaagattaataattttaagaagGTGCCAAGTACAGGGAGACAAGTACCAGTACagttaaatgttaaaataaaattaaaataaactggaATTTTATGGCGCCATTTAAATaatagtgcaaaaaaaaaaaatattaggtataattttaattaattttaagaaggAGCCGAGCACAAGGAGACAAGTACAGTttgatgttaaaataaaattaaaataaactggaACTTTATCGCGCCATTTCAATAATAGTCCAAAAAAAGGGGTGGAGCTCCTTCTGTTGCTTGTGTTGCTTTGTCTTATTGTagtataaatacaaatacaaataaacagttcgaattaaatattaatgtaCTCTTATTCTAATTCACAGGGATCCTCCTGCAGGGACCCTCGCTCctccaaaaaacaaattagactacacagtccccgaccttaacttcaagaaagactttacggtaccttttccaccgagagccgaatggggcCGAAAGGgtaggtgattggaagatatggtattgaaatctacactgacgattctaagatgaactgtggtgtagGAGCTGTCTTCTACAACTCTACAAGgcagttggtgcaagagtagctatcttcccagacagtcaagcagctattaaggcctcagactccaactccatttcatccaaactagtcttacattataaagaggaactataattgcttagtcattggcttgaaattactctgacatgggttcccggtcatggGAACATaaggggtaatgagatagcggatgagctagcaagaaaaggttcgacactagaaatagcagaggcgCTGCCAGTCGCCACAccactcaacacaataaaagcatacATTGCTTCAcgctatcatgctttagccgaaagaagatggatgCTACtactgttaggatgctctcggccaaacatctcacgcatcactgcaacccttgcAGGGCATTGGAAGGTaagggatcatgcagccagactcaaccccCTGCTGTTCGTAAAACTTCCAAATggttactggttttgcgttcatgtactttttttgatatttttctctttgagagcgaaattttgttattaagtTGCTGGCAAGTTACTGggtaatttttacatgaatatATCTATTGTTAAATGGGTTCATCATGATGTCAAAATTTTCGACTCAGCTAAACCTTTTATCCTAGAAATGTTTTTTCCTCttattcactccactcgggagcatagggccttgacAAGGTTCAGTCTTGCGacggtttcgttaatctatttgatttctaacggggtaggtgattaacctgcccctaattattctaaaaatacCAATACCGAAAATTTAAAGTTGTAATCGAACAAaactatttcaaaatttataaagggtttttcaattggtgcgggtcgattttggcgccctgtagcagccattttgttttggtgacatctgtacaatcttttgtttattattcagttgcttatgtcaaatcatcatggcaagttacacgattgaacagcacgttcaaatgataaaactttattattaaaatgagtgttcattaacacaaacgttgcgcgcattgcgcccatttttcggtagacgtggtggctcttccaatttcttatggcccatattgaaccatatggacctagacgacatgtggttccagtaggacggcgctacgtgccacacagcaaacgccattttatttcatttcaacactacccgcccttattgaaaaaccctttattaataATGCACAGCACTTCTGCTAGAGGAACGTAGCAGCCGCAGGTCAAGTTTTCTTTGATTGGTAGATATATTGCATTTACAATTTACTATACATATAGTCAGTCAAACTATTCCACTATTCAATTTGGTCTACTTCTATAGGATCCACAATAATATACCATCCGATAGGTCACTGTTCtgcactgaaaacaaaaaataaataaaaaccagttGGAGTACGCCTCCTGGTGCGAATATTTACAGCCACTTGTATTGATTTTCACCCTCTCGcgattttcaaatatatttgagtacaagaattttggaaaaatttttcttgACTTCTGTTTAATAGATACTCGTAttccactaaaaaaatatttatattcagttTTTTGTCTGAACAGCATACTGTGAAACATTTCTGGATCAGCTGTTCAATAGCACCCtgtgtttgcatttttattgaCGTGTCCGGAATGACAACTGCGGCGTTTTTTGTGATGCTTAGtggataaatattaatttctataataaatgtgggatattttcaattaaatcagcaaatatttaatattctacACAACAGAGCTTAATATAGGTAAGTACTTCGTGTAATTGCAGCTTTAGACCAAC harbors:
- the LOC129247759 gene encoding V-type proton ATPase catalytic subunit A; translation: MSTLKCYQDEERESQYGRVYAVSGPVVTAERMSGSAMYELVRVGYYELVGEIIRLEGDMATIQVYEETSGVTVGDPVLRTGKPLSVELGPGILGSIFDGIQRPLKDIGESSGSIYIPKGVNIPALSRTQAWEFNPTNVRVGSHITGGDLYGLVHENTLVKHRLIVGPRCKGTVRYMAPAGNYTVEDVILETEFDGEITKHTMLQVWPVRQPRPCTEKLPANHPLFTGQRVLDSLFPCVQGGTTAIPGAFGCGKTVISQALSKYSNSDVIIYVGCGERGNEMSEVLRDFPELTCEIDGVIESIMKRTALVANTSNMPVAAREASIYTGITLSEYFRDMGYNVAMMADSTSRWAEALREISGRLAEMPADSGYPAYLGARLASFYERAGRVKCLGNPEREGSVSIVGAVSPPGGDFSDPVTSATLGIVQVFWGLDKKLAQRKHFPSINWLISYSKYMRALDEYYDKNFPEFVPLRTKVKEILQEEEDLSEIVQLVGKASLAETDKITLEVAKLVKDDFLQQNSYSPYDRVCPFYKTVGMLRNMLAFYELARHAVESTAQSDNKITWNVIRDAMGNILYQLSSMKFKDPVKDGEAKIKADYEQLHEDLQQAFRNLED